In Chitinophaga nivalis, a single genomic region encodes these proteins:
- a CDS encoding alpha/beta fold hydrolase — translation MIKYQIAVVYNAEHHKYSGNYGFIRYSRRLIKTIFHLRQQTVTLQVTFLITKLPFMKQFFAMVSPRLLLLLCLFFGIRHMDAAAANHYSFAVKKEGRGTPLIFLPGAYCSGAVWDETVAHYKKNYTCYQITLPGFGGQPPIQSDSLLNTVVHELADFIRENKLQKPVIVGHSLGGWLALQLGIRYPDLPGKLICVSSGPFLPAFFMGAHVTPDSTRAMALEMKKQMSAPTPAHVKSGQQRMLASMITDARNIKKVADMAATADGPTQGTVMYELYTTDLRDLIHLIRCPILVLADWAGYKDYGATRTSVLENYQLQYKQAPQTIIAMNDQAKHFIMLDQPVWFFHQVDSFLRP, via the coding sequence TTGATCAAATACCAAATAGCAGTCGTATACAACGCGGAACACCACAAATATAGCGGTAACTATGGTTTCATCCGTTATTCCCGGCGGCTTATCAAAACGATTTTTCATCTCCGGCAGCAAACGGTCACTTTGCAGGTAACATTCCTCATCACTAAACTACCTTTTATGAAACAGTTTTTTGCTATGGTATCGCCCCGCTTACTATTACTGCTTTGTTTGTTTTTTGGCATCCGGCATATGGATGCCGCAGCGGCCAACCACTATTCTTTTGCCGTTAAAAAAGAAGGCCGGGGTACTCCACTGATCTTTTTACCTGGCGCCTATTGTTCCGGCGCCGTATGGGATGAAACCGTGGCGCACTACAAAAAAAACTATACCTGTTACCAGATTACCCTGCCCGGTTTTGGCGGACAGCCGCCCATTCAGTCTGATAGCCTGCTTAATACCGTTGTACACGAACTGGCTGATTTCATCCGGGAAAACAAACTGCAAAAGCCAGTCATTGTGGGCCATAGCCTGGGAGGCTGGCTGGCACTGCAACTGGGCATCCGCTATCCCGACCTGCCAGGAAAACTGATATGTGTAAGTTCGGGGCCTTTTCTGCCGGCATTTTTTATGGGCGCCCATGTTACCCCCGACAGTACCCGGGCGATGGCACTGGAGATGAAAAAACAAATGTCGGCACCAACACCGGCCCACGTAAAATCCGGCCAGCAGCGCATGCTGGCAAGTATGATCACCGATGCCCGTAATATTAAAAAGGTGGCCGATATGGCCGCTACCGCTGATGGTCCTACACAAGGCACGGTGATGTATGAATTATATACCACTGATCTGCGCGATCTTATTCACCTGATCCGATGCCCTATCCTGGTACTGGCCGATTGGGCTGGTTATAAAGATTATGGCGCTACCCGTACCAGCGTACTGGAAAATTATCAGCTCCAATATAAGCAGGCACCTCAGACCATTATTGCCATGAATGATCAGGCCAAACACTTTATCATGCTGGACCAGCCGGTGTGGTTCTTTCATCAGGTAGATAGTTTTCTGCGCCCGTAA
- a CDS encoding LytR/AlgR family response regulator transcription factor → MNITCMIVDDEPLAREGLQLLIQDAGILRLAAVCSNVMEASQVLGQQKIDLMFLDIEMPKIRGIDFLRGLTIKPLVVITTAYPNFALEGFELNVLDYLVKPITPERFLRAVNRAREWLQSKEETQPAATEFFFIKCSHGYEKITYQDILFIEGSQNYVTIYTRHQKFLTLTTMKSIEEQLPAGKFLRIQKSFIVAVDKIQSFSGNEITIDTHKIPVSRNYKDELMLLIDKHLIKR, encoded by the coding sequence ATGAACATAACATGCATGATTGTAGATGATGAACCGCTGGCCCGTGAAGGCCTGCAGCTGCTGATACAGGATGCCGGTATACTCAGACTGGCTGCTGTGTGCAGTAATGTGATGGAAGCCAGTCAGGTACTCGGACAGCAGAAAATAGACCTGATGTTCCTGGATATTGAAATGCCGAAAATACGTGGTATCGACTTTCTGCGGGGACTGACCATCAAACCGCTGGTAGTGATCACAACAGCCTATCCCAACTTTGCCCTGGAAGGCTTTGAATTGAATGTACTGGATTACCTGGTGAAGCCTATTACGCCGGAACGCTTTCTGCGGGCGGTAAATCGCGCCCGGGAATGGCTGCAGTCAAAAGAAGAAACACAGCCAGCCGCCACAGAATTTTTCTTTATTAAGTGTAGTCATGGTTATGAGAAGATCACCTATCAGGACATTTTATTTATTGAAGGCAGTCAGAATTATGTGACTATCTATACGCGGCATCAGAAATTTCTGACGCTGACTACCATGAAATCGATCGAAGAACAGTTGCCGGCAGGGAAATTCCTGCGTATACAGAAATCTTTTATTGTAGCTGTTGATAAAATACAATCCTTCTCCGGCAATGAAATTACCATTGATACCCATAAAATTCCGGTAAGCAGAAATTATAAAGATGAGCTGATGCTGTTGATTGATAAACATCTCATCAAACGATGA
- a CDS encoding class I SAM-dependent methyltransferase, which translates to MAQYDPLAYGYRAVAEAIPYRGPEWYSLHVRLGDLTGCSVLDLGCGDGMSSRRLKSWGAAQVTGVDVSEEMIKLAQLTESHNPMGIEYNHADVTTMQPIGTFDVVTASYLLHYASSLTELQQMAQSAYDNLKPGKQFITSNLNPLAPPLPELDLPEHKLHYRLTSNLLADGLPMDGTLLHDGQQITFKAWWYSWQTYQTVFRDAGFTNCAIVPYLIPEEEINKYPPGFWAPYYAAPWVIQFICHKPLV; encoded by the coding sequence ATGGCACAATATGATCCTCTTGCATATGGCTATCGGGCAGTTGCCGAAGCCATTCCCTACCGCGGCCCTGAATGGTATTCCCTGCACGTAAGACTGGGCGATCTCACCGGTTGCTCCGTCCTGGATTTAGGCTGCGGAGATGGTATGAGCAGCCGGCGGCTAAAATCATGGGGCGCCGCGCAGGTAACCGGCGTGGATGTTTCTGAAGAGATGATTAAACTGGCGCAGCTGACAGAATCCCACAATCCCATGGGCATCGAATACAACCACGCTGATGTAACTACCATGCAACCTATCGGCACCTTTGATGTGGTAACCGCTTCCTATCTGTTACATTACGCCAGCAGCCTTACAGAACTGCAACAAATGGCACAATCGGCCTACGATAACCTGAAACCGGGCAAACAGTTTATCACCAGCAACCTCAATCCGCTGGCGCCGCCCCTGCCGGAGCTGGATCTCCCGGAACACAAACTGCATTACCGGCTTACCTCCAACCTATTGGCAGATGGCCTCCCCATGGATGGCACCCTCCTGCACGACGGGCAACAAATCACCTTTAAGGCCTGGTGGTATAGCTGGCAAACCTATCAGACCGTTTTTCGCGACGCAGGATTTACCAACTGTGCTATCGTTCCCTATCTGATACCGGAAGAAGAAATCAACAAATACCCACCCGGTTTCTGGGCGCCCTATTATGCCGCCCCCTGGGTGATTCAGTTTATCTGCCACAAACCGCTGGTATAG
- a CDS encoding ubiquitin-like domain-containing protein, with translation MKKSTMMLSALFCALFAVGVTIGTNASDQASTNLLQEPAGKFEVAVGYHENKAIHFVKVEVNGDNTAGELKEKVIAQTSIPCRKGSIVYKKKRLKDDEKLQQADVHAGDSLFLACLK, from the coding sequence ATGAAAAAATCCACGATGATGTTGTCCGCGCTTTTTTGTGCCCTGTTTGCGGTGGGAGTAACTATTGGCACCAACGCTTCAGATCAGGCTTCCACTAACCTGTTGCAGGAGCCAGCCGGGAAATTTGAAGTAGCGGTAGGGTATCATGAAAACAAAGCCATACACTTTGTCAAGGTAGAAGTAAATGGTGATAATACAGCTGGTGAACTCAAAGAAAAGGTCATTGCACAAACCAGTATACCTTGCCGGAAGGGTAGTATTGTATACAAAAAGAAAAGACTGAAAGATGATGAAAAACTACAGCAGGCAGACGTACATGCGGGAGATAGCTTGTTTCTGGCCTGTTTAAAATAA
- a CDS encoding helix-turn-helix domain-containing protein, which produces MHNKRKPGHYTSMEDYLHQLNPDNDFRVATERTQQIAVFKREEEHTQCRLITELHRSGYYKISYIAAGSGTFHTADHHFDIAPGMIVVTKPAAALRWELTDAVQTGFYVLFAADFYDVGLLPLYRIANALQTTTGCWYYQTTPDTRDLLSDLFQQLHRHRHQPAFARHYLRLLVAAINQLNDNQAHTYQTRSEATIKDFQLLIDTRLSHISDMDHADLFSVKTYAHALKLDDNYLNTLCKAITGKSAGAIIKEKVAAEARLLLSGTTLSISEIAYRLCFYDAAHFSHWFRKIQQQSPTAYRAAFMYK; this is translated from the coding sequence ATGCATAACAAGCGCAAACCAGGACACTACACCTCCATGGAGGATTACCTGCATCAGCTTAATCCGGATAATGATTTTCGTGTTGCAACAGAACGTACACAACAAATAGCTGTTTTCAAAAGAGAAGAAGAACATACCCAATGCCGGTTAATAACGGAGCTACATAGAAGCGGATATTATAAAATATCCTACATCGCCGCAGGAAGTGGTACTTTTCATACTGCAGATCATCACTTTGATATAGCGCCAGGCATGATCGTTGTTACCAAGCCCGCAGCAGCGCTGCGTTGGGAGCTGACCGATGCGGTACAAACCGGCTTCTATGTATTGTTTGCTGCCGATTTTTATGATGTGGGGCTACTACCCCTATACCGGATAGCAAATGCGTTACAAACAACTACTGGCTGCTGGTATTATCAAACAACGCCCGATACCCGGGATTTACTTTCCGATCTCTTTCAACAACTGCATCGTCATCGTCACCAACCGGCATTCGCCCGGCACTATCTTCGTTTACTGGTTGCCGCCATCAATCAGCTGAACGACAATCAGGCACATACTTATCAAACACGCAGTGAAGCAACTATCAAGGATTTCCAGCTGTTAATCGACACCAGACTGTCGCATATTTCCGACATGGATCATGCGGATCTCTTCTCTGTTAAAACCTATGCCCACGCATTAAAGCTGGATGATAACTATCTGAATACCCTTTGTAAAGCCATTACCGGCAAAAGTGCGGGGGCCATCATCAAGGAAAAAGTAGCCGCCGAAGCCAGGCTGCTACTATCGGGCACTACTTTATCCATCAGCGAAATTGCCTACCGGCTTTGTTTTTATGATGCCGCTCATTTTTCGCACTGGTTCCGGAAAATACAACAGCAGTCACCGACTGCCTATAGAGCTGCTTTTATGTACAAGTAA
- a CDS encoding siderophore-interacting protein has product MATTVVRTAPAVICEILKVVRKQHITPGMLRVVLGGEGILKFAGVKPGFNNKIYIPPAGETTIVFPVYENGAWVSPPGAVKPVVRTYTLRALDLEKKEMYLDFVVHGDSGPASAWALKAVPGDILGVAMKAETPALYPEADWFLLAGDQTALPVLSVILETLPAHVKGVALLEVPGQAEEQPIQTKADMIISWLHNPHPGTGTLLQDMVRNVIIPDRGTQRRFIYAAGESAAIKAIRQYLRKEQDITSDELDAYAYWKYGTAEELSAMERHQEAHS; this is encoded by the coding sequence ATGGCAACAACAGTAGTAAGAACGGCCCCCGCAGTGATTTGTGAAATACTGAAGGTAGTACGGAAGCAGCACATAACCCCTGGTATGTTACGTGTGGTATTAGGTGGTGAAGGGATATTAAAATTTGCTGGTGTAAAACCTGGCTTCAATAATAAAATTTATATACCACCGGCAGGTGAAACCACGATCGTGTTTCCGGTTTATGAAAACGGAGCATGGGTATCGCCACCGGGAGCCGTGAAGCCGGTTGTACGTACCTATACGCTACGTGCACTGGACCTGGAAAAAAAAGAAATGTATCTCGACTTTGTCGTGCATGGCGACAGTGGACCCGCTTCGGCATGGGCGCTGAAAGCTGTGCCGGGAGACATATTGGGAGTTGCCATGAAAGCGGAAACTCCCGCGTTGTATCCGGAGGCGGATTGGTTCCTGCTTGCCGGCGACCAGACCGCCCTGCCGGTACTCAGTGTAATCCTGGAAACATTACCGGCGCACGTAAAAGGCGTTGCACTGCTGGAAGTGCCCGGCCAGGCGGAAGAACAGCCTATTCAAACAAAAGCAGATATGATTATTTCCTGGCTGCATAATCCGCATCCGGGTACCGGTACCCTGTTGCAGGATATGGTACGCAACGTGATTATACCGGATAGAGGTACCCAGCGCCGCTTTATATATGCTGCCGGAGAATCGGCTGCCATTAAGGCTATCCGTCAGTACCTGCGTAAAGAGCAGGATATCACCAGTGACGAGTTGGATGCCTATGCTTACTGGAAGTATGGTACTGCTGAGGAGCTTTCCGCGATGGAGAGACACCAGGAAGCCCACAGCTAA
- the dapB gene encoding 4-hydroxy-tetrahydrodipicolinate reductase, whose translation MTTSAKIRVCVAGATGWAASALCQALVQTDDLLLVAAISRKHAGDNLQEVLSLDTPTPVPIFATVEEALQIPCDVFFDYTAPDIAKHHVITALRHQLHVVVGTSGLTDDDYREIEQVATEQQRAVLAVGNFAISVVLLNKFSEIAARYMPQWEIIDYASDKKPDSPSGSALELANRLAKVGQPAYTIPVEATQGYKATRGATINHTQVHSVRLPGYVIALESIFGQESEKLILKHEAGTSAVPYVKGALLAIRQVHTLTGLKRGLDQVMTF comes from the coding sequence ATGACTACATCCGCTAAAATCCGGGTATGTGTGGCAGGCGCCACAGGTTGGGCAGCATCTGCGCTTTGCCAGGCCCTTGTACAAACAGACGACCTGTTGCTGGTAGCCGCTATTTCCCGGAAACATGCCGGCGATAACCTGCAGGAAGTGCTTTCACTGGATACACCAACGCCTGTTCCCATCTTTGCCACCGTGGAAGAAGCCTTACAGATTCCCTGCGATGTTTTCTTCGACTACACAGCACCGGATATTGCCAAACACCATGTTATCACGGCACTCCGCCACCAACTACATGTAGTGGTAGGTACCTCCGGGCTTACCGATGATGACTACCGGGAAATTGAACAGGTGGCTACTGAACAACAGCGGGCCGTACTGGCGGTAGGGAATTTCGCCATCAGTGTAGTATTACTGAACAAATTTTCTGAAATCGCTGCCCGGTATATGCCGCAATGGGAAATCATTGACTATGCCAGCGATAAGAAACCCGACAGTCCCAGTGGCAGTGCCCTGGAACTGGCTAACAGACTGGCGAAAGTGGGACAGCCGGCATATACCATTCCTGTGGAAGCTACACAAGGCTATAAAGCTACCAGGGGTGCCACGATCAATCATACCCAGGTACACTCCGTACGCCTGCCGGGTTATGTTATTGCGTTGGAAAGCATTTTTGGACAGGAGAGTGAAAAACTGATACTGAAACACGAAGCTGGTACCAGTGCCGTGCCGTATGTGAAAGGCGCACTATTGGCTATACGGCAGGTACATACCCTTACCGGGTTGAAAAGAGGGCTGGACCAGGTGATGACATTCTGA
- a CDS encoding NUDIX hydrolase, with the protein MNYIDCVGLIVVENRKLLLAFSKNKKAWYLPGGKVDAGESGVSALQREIKEELNMELAAEELQWYYYITAPAFGEQQLLMKQHCYRYELRQVPQPTSEIEAIHYFSLAEYRKETHQVPGVLLAFAKLQEDGLVDGDPAGV; encoded by the coding sequence ATGAATTATATAGATTGTGTAGGACTGATCGTTGTAGAAAACAGGAAACTATTGCTGGCATTCAGTAAAAACAAAAAAGCCTGGTATCTGCCCGGCGGAAAAGTAGATGCCGGAGAGTCCGGTGTAAGTGCCTTACAACGCGAAATCAAAGAAGAGCTGAATATGGAGCTGGCAGCAGAAGAGCTGCAATGGTACTACTACATCACGGCCCCCGCCTTTGGTGAGCAGCAGCTATTGATGAAACAACATTGTTACCGGTACGAGCTGCGGCAGGTGCCACAGCCCACCTCGGAAATAGAAGCGATCCATTATTTCAGCCTGGCAGAATACCGGAAAGAAACGCACCAGGTACCCGGCGTACTCCTGGCGTTTGCAAAGCTGCAGGAAGACGGTCTGGTAGATGGCGATCCGGCCGGCGTATAA
- a CDS encoding GNAT family N-acetyltransferase, which produces MSTILNDITTPRLVLRLMNKAVMESCLAGELAVAGNLLGAVIPPALLLHPSSLTYSLKALAHDPLYAPWSARAIILPDKGEMIGLIRFHGAPGDASLLKYAPHAVEVGYEIYPPYRRQGYAKETLGAVMAWAQATYDVHAFVASVSPSNIPSRQLVAGFGFVKTAEIMDDVDGLEYVYLRYTE; this is translated from the coding sequence ATGTCAACAATATTGAACGATATCACTACCCCCAGATTAGTATTGCGGCTGATGAATAAAGCCGTTATGGAAAGTTGTCTGGCAGGAGAGCTGGCTGTTGCAGGAAATCTGCTGGGCGCCGTGATTCCACCGGCATTATTGCTGCATCCCAGTAGTCTTACCTACAGTTTGAAAGCATTGGCCCATGATCCTTTGTATGCACCCTGGTCTGCCCGGGCGATTATATTGCCGGATAAAGGAGAGATGATCGGGTTGATCCGGTTTCATGGAGCGCCTGGCGACGCATCGTTACTAAAGTATGCCCCGCATGCGGTGGAAGTCGGGTATGAAATTTATCCGCCATATCGCCGCCAGGGATATGCGAAGGAAACGCTGGGTGCTGTGATGGCGTGGGCACAGGCTACCTACGATGTACATGCGTTTGTAGCATCGGTATCGCCCTCAAATATTCCTTCCCGGCAACTTGTAGCCGGATTTGGATTTGTAAAAACAGCAGAGATAATGGATGATGTAGATGGACTGGAATATGTATACCTGCGGTATACGGAGTAG
- a CDS encoding EthD domain-containing protein, with the protein MHTPTTTMFLDNRIKTLSITPLKKRKNISRTQFQQYWKDIHGPVCARLPHLGIYVQHHMHPSNPDLFPVIAGVDNLVSPENAWDGFAEIGFFSDADLQQWLPTTAILFDDEQNVFDTTVAYYGDNNSATHKDIRESLITNGNDGRKFFYLFIHPKTTVTLDAADHFFRDAFLPAFQQHPAISRLRYHMLAPHDNTTPQPPAPNVQHYLASEHQHRYVIELAAADLLELKSVYASPAFQQLLPGIAQHFSHIHPFESADRYTMAYNGQITNIGLRGATNAALITAIGAENQIREDVRSLLLTGSYHHA; encoded by the coding sequence ATGCATACGCCAACTACCACCATGTTCCTGGATAACCGGATCAAAACCTTGTCCATTACGCCACTGAAAAAAAGAAAAAACATCTCCCGTACACAGTTTCAGCAATACTGGAAAGATATTCACGGCCCGGTCTGTGCACGGCTACCACATCTTGGCATATATGTGCAGCATCACATGCACCCTTCCAATCCGGATTTATTTCCGGTCATTGCGGGCGTCGACAACCTGGTGTCGCCGGAAAATGCCTGGGATGGGTTTGCGGAAATAGGTTTCTTTTCCGATGCAGATCTGCAGCAATGGTTGCCCACTACTGCCATCCTGTTTGATGATGAACAGAACGTATTTGATACCACCGTTGCTTATTATGGCGACAATAATTCCGCTACACATAAAGATATCCGGGAATCGCTGATCACCAATGGCAATGATGGCAGAAAATTCTTTTATCTCTTTATCCATCCGAAAACAACCGTAACATTGGATGCAGCAGATCATTTCTTCCGGGATGCTTTTCTGCCGGCATTCCAGCAACATCCTGCCATCAGTCGTTTACGATACCATATGCTGGCGCCGCACGACAACACCACACCTCAGCCACCAGCACCTAATGTGCAGCACTACCTGGCATCGGAGCACCAACACCGGTATGTGATAGAATTGGCAGCTGCCGATCTGCTGGAGTTAAAAAGCGTATATGCGTCACCGGCATTTCAACAACTGCTGCCAGGTATAGCGCAACATTTCAGCCACATACATCCTTTTGAAAGTGCTGACAGGTACACCATGGCCTATAACGGGCAAATCACCAATATAGGATTAAGAGGTGCTACCAACGCCGCACTGATAACAGCCATTGGGGCGGAAAATCAAATCAGGGAAGATGTCCGCTCTTTATTACTGACTGGTAGTTATCATCATGCTTAA
- a CDS encoding RNA polymerase sigma-70 factor, with the protein MRDKNTIRIDEETFVKAYEACWKALYMTCCKYVNDTEAAQEIVQDLFISIWERRAVIEIQTSLKQYLFSALKLKIFEYYRKQSVRNNYLQQTPFPEGKHLTEEAVLYKDLQQALGLAIASLPDRCQQVYRLSREKGMDNKSIAAALVITEKAVEGNITRALSYIKKRLKRFRE; encoded by the coding sequence ATGCGTGATAAAAACACTATACGGATAGACGAGGAAACGTTTGTAAAGGCTTATGAAGCATGCTGGAAAGCACTTTATATGACCTGCTGCAAATATGTGAACGATACGGAAGCCGCGCAGGAAATTGTACAGGACTTGTTTATCAGCATCTGGGAAAGAAGAGCCGTTATTGAGATTCAGACTTCACTTAAACAATACCTGTTTAGTGCATTAAAGTTGAAAATATTTGAATACTACCGCAAACAAAGCGTCCGGAATAACTACCTGCAGCAAACGCCCTTTCCGGAAGGGAAACATCTCACAGAAGAAGCCGTATTATATAAAGACCTGCAACAGGCACTGGGATTGGCTATTGCCAGTTTGCCCGACAGATGCCAGCAGGTATACCGGCTAAGCCGCGAAAAAGGAATGGATAATAAATCTATTGCAGCGGCCCTGGTCATTACAGAAAAAGCAGTGGAAGGCAATATTACCCGCGCGCTCAGTTATATAAAAAAAAGGCTGAAACGTTTCCGGGAATAG
- a CDS encoding sensor histidine kinase: protein MMHTFFTKYKGIHILFWTIDLMFWTYMTHLNYGTPLPGAVISTAIWLFFQAILVYTIIYYLLPKYFYVKKYLQFILAFCVSLVVSALVIAWLEIYFLRHQPPASLAMVLNFSLYTGMTNFYTSFLFFAAKLVKDKLAADRHQRTIEKEQTENELRFLKSQMNPHFLFNAINSIYVLIRKDQDLAANTLATFADMLRYQLYECNTPVIPIEREVLYLDNYIQLETLRKGPALQLDYQVGAEVRNFAIAPLLLIPFVENAFKYVSAYTNQANHIRLQLGYKKDTFMLEVENTVETVAMPVANKTGGIGLENVKRRLELIYKGNYHLQITPGPANYRVLLTIRII, encoded by the coding sequence ATGATGCACACCTTCTTTACCAAATACAAAGGGATTCATATCCTGTTCTGGACCATCGATCTGATGTTCTGGACCTACATGACGCATCTGAACTACGGTACACCATTGCCCGGTGCGGTTATATCTACTGCCATCTGGCTGTTTTTTCAGGCTATCCTCGTGTATACCATCATTTATTACCTGTTGCCGAAGTACTTCTATGTTAAAAAATACCTGCAGTTTATACTCGCATTTTGTGTATCACTGGTCGTATCGGCGTTGGTGATTGCCTGGCTGGAAATCTATTTCCTCCGTCATCAGCCGCCTGCATCTTTGGCAATGGTCCTGAATTTTTCCCTGTATACCGGGATGACGAATTTTTATACGTCCTTTCTTTTCTTTGCCGCAAAACTGGTGAAGGATAAATTAGCTGCAGACCGGCATCAGCGAACGATAGAAAAAGAACAGACAGAAAATGAATTACGTTTCCTCAAATCACAGATGAATCCGCACTTTCTGTTTAATGCCATCAATAGTATTTATGTACTCATCAGAAAAGATCAGGACCTGGCTGCCAATACACTGGCTACGTTTGCAGATATGCTGCGTTATCAGCTGTATGAATGTAATACCCCTGTAATACCTATCGAGCGGGAAGTGCTTTACCTGGACAATTACATACAACTGGAAACCCTGCGTAAAGGCCCTGCGTTGCAGCTGGATTACCAGGTAGGAGCGGAAGTCCGTAACTTTGCCATTGCGCCGTTATTGCTGATCCCTTTCGTGGAAAATGCCTTTAAATATGTATCGGCCTATACGAATCAGGCCAACCATATCCGGCTGCAGCTGGGCTATAAAAAGGATACCTTTATGCTGGAGGTAGAAAACACTGTGGAAACGGTGGCTATGCCGGTAGCAAACAAAACCGGCGGGATCGGACTGGAAAACGTAAAGCGCCGGCTGGAACTTATTTATAAAGGAAATTATCATTTACAGATCACACCTGGTCCTGCAAACTACCGGGTGCTGCTCACTATCAGGATCATATGA